The following are encoded together in the Lathyrus oleraceus cultivar Zhongwan6 chromosome 3, CAAS_Psat_ZW6_1.0, whole genome shotgun sequence genome:
- the LOC127131705 gene encoding uncharacterized protein LOC127131705, producing MASKVRPALSDDELVDIFMGTLQGMYYEKMIGSSYTNFVDMVTIGEHVDNGRKSGKITDTTALQTTNKRSHGGFAKKKEGEANVVTANAHPNISFRWPLCRTIHIRMSLQLSINNHNVNINRRKVPYAELMPYLIHVGAIVQKEIPAASPPFHPKHDPNPSCAYHAKFIGHSTEDCWTLKYKVQDFINQEILSFSEEKPNVNMNPLPNHGSSEVKAVVEEETTESVLRVDDVKTPLLVVLKKLDQFWFLTIIHDDCAVCEYDLDNCDELKGCMQELMDQGLIQFSKSKAVEEVAIIEPTIIMYRKKKVKAPPKRIQPIRFRVPSLFPYKNTKAVPWNYETTTYLGGKEIRIPDIEIINIVGAGGMTRSGRVFAPKYTPRVSPSPTVIPHKEKVIPTPTPQARATVPATPNMTIVLVPTNVIDNKSAESEVSKGKGPMVENEKVEDHKKSITFEESQEFLKLIKKSDFEIVDQLNQTPSKISILSLLLSSEVHRKALLKGLNVAHVM from the exons ATGGCGTCCAAGGTCCGACCAGCATTATCAGATGATGAACTTGTGGATATCTTCATGGGTACGCTCCAAGGGATGTATTATGAGAAGATGATTGGAAGTTCGTATACAAACTTCGTAGATATGGTAACTATTGGTGAACATGTAGATAATGGGCGGAAATCAGGAAAGATCACAGATACAACCGCTCTACAAACAACGAACAAGAGGTCGCATGGGGGCTTCGCAAAGAAGAAAGAGGGGGAGGCAAATGTTGTGACGGCAAATGCCCACCCCAATATCAGTTTCCGATGGCCCCTATGTCGTACTATCCATATTCGTATGTCGCTGCAACTCAGTATCAACAACCACAATGTCAATATCAACCGCAGAAAG GTACCGTATGCAGAACTGATGCCATATTTGATCCACGTAGGCGCTATCGTACAGAAGGAAATACCTGCAGCCTCTCCTCCGTTCCACCCTAAGCATGATCCTAATCCTTCGTGTGCTTACCACGCCAAATTTATAGGGCATTCTACAGAGGACTGTTGGACCCTCAAATATAAGGTCCAAGATTTCATTAATCAGGAGATCCTGTCCTTCTCTGAGGAAAAACCCAATGTGAATATGAATCCCCTGCCCAATCATGGTAGTTCAGAAGTCAAGGCCGTAGTCGAAGAGGAAACAACTGAGTCCGTACTGAGAGTCGATGATGTAAAGACTCCGCTGTTAGTTGTATTGAAGAAACTTGATCAGTTTTGGTTTCTAACAATTATACATGATGATTGTGCAGTATGTGAGTATGACCTAGACAATTGCGATGAGTTAAAAGGTTGTATGCAAGAGCTAATGGATCAGGGTTTGATACAATTCTCCAAGTCCAAGGCAGTAGAGGAAGTTGCAATAATCGAACCAACTATCATTATGTATAGGAAGAAGAAGGTTAAAGCTCCTCCCAAGAGGATTCAACCAATTCGTTTTCGTGTTCCCAGTCTGTTTCCATATAAGAATACCAAGGCAGTGCCTTGGAATTATGAAACGACAACATATTTGGGAGGAAAAGAAATTCGTATTCCTGACATTGAAATCATCAACATCGTTGGAGCGGGAGGCATGACTCGCAGTGGCCGTGTATTCGCTCCAAAATACACTCCTAGAGTGTCTCCATCACCCACAGTTATCCCGCATAAGGAGAAGGTCATTCCTACTCCAACTCCGCAGGCAAGGGCAACTGTACCTGCCACTCCGAACATGACAATTGTTCTAGTGCCGACGAATGTTATTGATAACAAATCTGCAGAATCAGAAGTGTCTAAAGGTAAAGGGCCGATGGTTGAGAATGAGAAAGTTGAAGATCACAAGAAGAGCATCACTTTTGAGGAAAGCCAGGAATTCctcaaattgatcaagaagagtgacttcGAGATCGTCGACCAGTTGAAccagactccctccaaaatatccATTTTGTCTTTGCTGTTGAGTTCTGAGGTTCACCGTAAAGCATTGCTGAAAGGTCTGAATGTCGCTCATGTGATGTAA